The DNA sequence GCACTACCGTCACAAACACTGTTGACGGTGTTGGTATTGCAACTGCAGATCCCCGGCTCAGAGGTCTTCTGACCTCGACTGAATAACGGCTGTcatatggcccttttgcactagtccttactcggcccgactcggctcgtcacgcctctacccgcttccacccgttttgtccccttctgtttttccacagccaggtgagaagtgggcaggttggtgtgaagctgctgtgacgtactcgattgcgcaaccgctttgttcatgtcggcgctgttcagaaatcagctggagccgcgagcggctgagagtaaaacagcccgtctacatcccttttttaattctctcgtcagtcaccaggtttatgaacatctgcacctcagagttggatcaccaaacagatgttttgcgctttataataaaatcgccgcgagtcgtgctcgcgctgactcccgcttcctgattcaaacgtctgacggccccggcccccgaccaatcaggggcctgtagtttgatgacggccccgccccccgaccaatcaggggcctgtagtttgatgacggcctcgccccccgaccaatcaggggcctgtagtttgatgacggcctcgccccccgaccaatcaggggcctgtagtttgatgacggccccgcccccgaccaatcaggggcctgtagtttgatgacggccccgccccccgaccaatcaggggcctgtagtttgatgacggccccgccccccgaccaatcagtggcctgtagtttgatgacggccccgccccccgaccaatcagtggcctgtagtttgatgacggccccgccccccgaccaatcagtggcctgtagtttgatgacggccccgccccccgaccaatcagtggcgcggagggtggtgacgtcagaaatagtcccggctcagcccggatagaacctcgccagaatggttacagaaatagtatgggcttggagcggctctacccgtctcagcccctagtgcaaaagcgcaagacggggccgtggcgggtagaaccgagctgaggcgggactagtgcaaaagggccaataAGAGCGTCCTACCTCTCCTGGACAGCGGGACGTCGGCCCCGGCCTCGCTGCTCTCGGGCGACGAGTCCAGGTGGCTGCTGACGCTGTGGCTCAGGTGACTGTAGCTCAGAAAGCTCTCCGGGGCCAGAGGCTGCAGCTGCAGACACAGCAGAGAGACACTTCATGAACAACCACCGTGTTTCCCCAGGTGTGTGGGCTGAACACCAAAACGCTCTTGTGAAGGGAAAGTGGTGTGAAGCGGAGAGCCGTGCCTCCTCACAGCAACACCTGAGCACACTCATGCCTCTTCACACTGCTCCTCACCTCTCTGTTTCCCTTCCCGTTAATGTGGATAGGAGGGGGCGTCATCACCGCTGACTGCTTTATCTGCCTGGCCTGAGGGCTGCTCTTGAAAACTCTGCTGGTGCAAATGGAAAGTAACAAAAGTTATTTCCcggctatacaggactgtctcagaaaattaaaatattgtgataaagttctttattttctgtaatgcaattaaaaaaactaaaatgtcatacattctggattcattacaaatcaactgaaatattgcaagccttttaatattttaatattctgattatggtttacagtttaagattaagattcccagaatattctaatttttgagataggatatttgagttttcttaagctgtaagccatgatcagcaatattaaaataataaaaggcttgcaatatttcagttgatttgtaatgaatccagaatgtatgacatttttgcattacagaaaataaaggactttatcacaatattctagttttctgagacagtcctgtatttagtTGCAGTTAACGAACAGGAAATGAGGAGAGGCTCGTTCTCTTACAGCTCGGGCTCCGGTAGGATGGGAGGCAGAGTGTGTCTGCGCATTTTGACTTGACCTCGCCTGCTGTCGGAGCACATGTAGCGGGCGCTTTCCTGGTCCGAATCCACGTCCTGCGTGTTGTCGCTGCCCTGGCCGGGGAGCGCGATCTTGGGAAGAGAGCCCTCCTGGGAAACAGAGCGGGGAACGGGGATGATGTGCCTCATCTCATCCATACGTCAGTGTCTTGACAACGTGATTGGTCACGCCGGCGTTACCTTCACGGTGTATCTGCTGGTGACCTTGTCCAGAGCCATGGCTCGGTCCAGCTTCCTCTCGTCCAGCTCCCTCAGGTACATGTTGTACAGCTCCTGCAGGTGCGCTGGGACCAGCAGACTGTGGTCTGGAGGAACACAGTCATTTGAAAAAGTTGATCTATTTATGCCTAACCACAAGCAGACTGAATGGGAAGCTTCTTTAATTGGTAATCGGTGATGCAGCGTTTGTCAACTACGCCCCAAAACTATGGAACACACGGCCCAAAAAACATCAGGGAAGAGTCAGTAGAAATCTTCAAAAGGCAACTTAAAACCTCTCTCTTCACTCAAGCATTTAAGCATGAGAACCGCGCCCTAGTTTCTACTTTCCTTTTATCTACTGTATAAAGCATTGATTTTTACTGtctgcattacttttatacttttaaatgtttttatatgatcatttttatcttgtggtcttatttgttgatatttttatctttttatatttcatttgcCTACGACTCAGCGcagtatttttacctttttatattcaaCATTGCTTTTATCCTATCTTAGTAGTTGTTCTGTGGAGGAATTTAGAACTGAATTTTGTCAGGGTTATGTATTATATCACTGCacttaaatatttgtgttttttgttttatttgctgttgttgtttctcTATTTCTCATTGTTCTTGACATGTTTGTATTGttactgtgaagcactttgagctgCGACTTtcgtatgaaaggtgctatagaaataaagtttattattattattattaattacttCAGATTTTCTTTGatcattttattaatattaatgttGAGAAATGTTTGCTGCACATCCCAAAAGGAATGATAAAAGTTATTGTCAAAGTTCAAAAGTGCATTTTGACCAGGAAACAGCGACCAACTCACCGTCGATCGCCTGACTGTGTGAATgtaaaatcctgttttttggggggggttttctttatttttattaatgtatGCCCTATGTCAACCTGTTTgctctcttattttatttatttatttattttttactttgtttattgttggaaaaaacttgaaatcacCAATAAAGAgaaagttgcaaaaaaaaagtgtatctATTTATGTCTAACCACAAGCTACggcagagtattagggccaggcaggagaaaaataaaaataatattttagaagaggaagattttttttttcattatgcacttcgagaaaaaagtcgaaatgttgagaaaaaagtcaaaactttgttaataaagttgaaatgttgataaaaaaggcaaaatttcgactttattcttgaaattgtatttcaacattaatctcgacatttcaacttttttctcgacatttcgagtttttacacaataaaaaaaaatcttcccctctcaagtattatttctcctgcatggccctaatactcttccgtgaaCAAGCAGACTGAATGAGAAGCTTCTTCACAATTACTTCAGCTTTTCTTTGATgcttttattaatattaatgttGAGAAATGTTTGCTGCACATCCCAACAGGAAGGATAAAGGTTATAGTAAAAGTTCCCTCCAGTGCAGCAGCGAGCAGCTCACCGTCGATGAACTGCCTCTGCTGCTGGATGATCTCGTCACACAGGTGTCGGTGTCTCTCGAATCGCTGCACCACGAAGTTCTTCTGCCGGATCACATTGTCTTTGAGCAGCGCGTGTGACTGCATCTCAGCGTTCTCGATCTCCAGCTCGTGCACCTTGCACAGGAGGCCGAGGATCTCGCGCTGCTCCTCCGAGCTCACCCTCTggggcagcagctcctccaggcgCCGCGCCCGGTCCCGGAGCCCCTCGAAGCTGCGCTCCAGCAGGCCCTGGAGGACAAAAATACATGAGCAAGGTGTTGCAGTCGGCCTGGGCCATTATTGGATgttttatcttatattttaaggctgagttatggttctgtgtcaaaacgacggcgtgcctacggcgtgtgctacgcgtcgccgcagaccacacgccgtcactgacgtgcacctcccaaaaattgtaactacgcgtcgaggcgacgcagaccaaacgcagacgagagggctgtgattggttcacttggtagcaacgcattttcggtttccggtttgaagcagtcgtgaactttcagcgctcttttcttcgtgcatgtgtgattttttttttgttttgtttttttgcacaatagttgtcctcatctctttgattcactgtgaccggacaAAGTCGGATAaaacattcaggaaaagatcgcaaattagcggtcacggggggaactgcaccgcggagaaatggagtgacggagaagtctgaaggttcacgacggcgtcacggtgacggcgtaggcacggcgttggtttgacgtggaaccataattcaggctttagtgtattttattgtgttttcttcTATTGTGTATTCATCAGTGTATTTTACTGCTGTGTGTCATCATTTCTTGGACTCTATGTACTGTGTCTGGAACCTTCTTTTATATCAACCTGCCCCAGGGACtaaagatgcaaattagccactgGCTTTAATCTAGCatatttacatgaaaatgttattattaatatgtacTGTCACCGGTTCTTttccattaaaaataaaatacaatacaaaaaatagactgaaaatgtACCGTTACCGACATTCAGTGCGATGACCGACGTCAATTTTCCCATGTCGGTAAATTCGGcgtgttgataaaaaaaatataaaataaacgtctttttgtctgttttgactgttctgattattattattattattttcattcccTTTTAAGAGACAGCGTGTCTGTAATGGcgtgactccacccatccagtctgaacgaGAAGGGAAACCGACAGAATGGATGATGGTTCAAAGGAAGAAGCGGCTGATAAAACCGCAGACAAAATAACACGGCTCTCAAGTCTCATTTAACAATTAACTTCACGTGCACAGTAACTCCAACAGCCCGTCTTACAAACGAGTCCCGGCACGCTGCCGTGCTGAGCTCTCAACTCAGAGCTGTCTGGAGTCACCGACCAATCAGACAATCTGAACATGGATTTTGTTTGTTGCCAGGTCAGgactgagtttcagcttcaagtGTTTCATGAATGCGTAGCGGATGTAACTGAAGTTACAACACACACCACTCTGAACCCTGGTGCTgtgtttgggtcaaggaaggaggaagggaagaagggaggaaaggaggaaagaaggaaagaagggaagaagggaggaaagaaggaaggaaggaaagaaggaaagaagggaagaagggaggaagggaagaagggaggaaagaaggaaagaaggaaagaaggaaggaaggaaggaaggaaagaaggaaagaaaggaagaagggaggaaaggaggaaggaaggaaagaaggaaagaaggaaagaagggaagaagggaggaaaggaggaaggaaggaaagaaggaaagaagggaggaaagaaggaaagaaggaaggaaggaaggaaggaaggaaagaagggaggaaagaaggaaagaaggaaggaaggaaggaaagaaggaaagaagggaggaaagaaggaaggaagggaagaaggaaggaaagaaggaaggaaggaaggaaggaaagaaggaaagaagggaagaaggaaagaagggaagaagggaggaaagaaggaaggaaggaagggagaaaagaggaggaaagaaggaaggagagagcagaggaaagaaggaagggagaaaagaggaggaaagaagggaggaaggaaagaaggaaggagagagcagaggaaagaaggaaggagaatgagGTGATTCTGAGCCAAacacagtaccagggttaaacacacaaacacaaaccatCACCGTTCAGGGGCCAGTTTGGGGCTAAATGTGTctctttattacatttttctttgtttgtttagagcagaatgagaccactgctgtcaataataataacaacaataataatgaatacCTCAGCTTTAAACTCCTCATGAAAGTAGTGACAAAAAGTACACCATAGCATGGCGTTTATCCTGCATTTATCATTATCCAAGTAAACCCGCCCAATTGATcatgatattgatttgaggtcatatcCAGGCCTTTGTTGCAGAACGTTTGCAGACGTCGTCTCCCAGGCGGTGCCGGTACCTTCTGTTTGTGGATCCTCTTCTGCTCGGCCATGAGGGTGACCAGGTTCTCCCGGGCCAGGGCCACGCCCTGGCTCTCTGTGCTGTCCGGGGGGGACTCGGGGCAGTCCGAGTCCTTCTCACTTTCATCCTTACTCGTGCTTTCCTTCCTCCGTTCAGCGCGCCACTTCCTCCTGCGCCTGCTCCGCTCTCGCTCCCAGCTACGGGGGAAAAGGAAAAGATGTCAGTGATCACTGCAGATTAGAATCAATACTTGAACACTCTTGAtggcaaaaatatttttcttgatttgatTGCAAAAAATACTGTAGTAATCAGACGTATAAGGCATCTATTACCaagaaaaatctgtattaatttatattatactatgatttatccttatattTCATATTGCAATGTCATTTGGGCAAGTACCTTCATGATCAACCTCAACTGTATCTTAATCCTGCAAAAAcgttttatcaaaatgattacattttccaATAGACTTACTAGACCCACCCTATTGATCCAATGCCTAAGTATTCTccctatttctgctgtaaatgtttttcagatttgtctttttgtctatcaatccatccacaagctacttccaacctgttttcattctttatttcaattaaattcccaaattcatcactttaataccaggtctgcaaacaatctccatcccacctttttCAGGACTACTTTTTCCTCAATTTCCAATTGgtcctctttattggaacaccttaccacTCAATATTAGAGAATGCTCGAGCACAAATCATTTCAAAATTTTTTGCTAGCCCAGCTTAACAAACTTTAACTAATTTCCAGAACttctctgcacatcctcatcagattcctgttttcTAGTAATGTAGCTTATTCTCCTTAattgtcctatgttttacataatGGTATCTCTctagatattgtttgtttcatattTTGGTTCCATCTAACTGGATCCCTATGGTGGTCACAGTAGCGCTGAATCATCACGATGGAATGGGAAGATCTGGTGTAAATGTGAAACACTAACTCTGTGATGGTCAGCAGGTGCTTGGAGGTGTCGATCTGGATCTCCATGTTGCTGTTCTCCAGCTCCATCAGGCTCCTCCGGATCTCCATCTGCTGGCGGAAAGCGTCCAGGAGCTGCTCCTTCAGCTGGTCCATGCCGGCCCGGCCCGGCTGGCTGGAGTGGGCCTGGACCTCGGCTGCAGGGGGGAACGTACGGGGAACGTCAGGGGAACAGGCACTGCTGGAGAATGTTGCAGAAAGAAATCAGGCAGGGAGGGAACTCACCCTGGACATTACGGATGTCGGCGCGGTCCGGGTTGATCTGGCGGCTCGCCTGATCTGAGATCTTCTTCTTGAGCCGATCGATCTCGCAGCGCAGGTCTGATATGATGTTGGTGTACTGAGCAATGTGGTACGACACGTTTATAAGGTTCTTCTTGACCTGAAGCACACAcacgtttaaaataaaaaagaaacacttaAACCAAAATATATCAATCTTTATACCGaaagtagggttgccaactccctgaacaataaatcagGGACACGTCGTCCTCAGGGCCGGCCAACCCCATTCCCTTCACTCTTCCTGGCGCGGttcatttttttagccccttttttttgtgagtgaaacgattttttaactatttgactcgaacctgaattgaattagattcatatttttgaatgccatggacacatggaaaactaattattatccagcaattcactttaatacaaaataacaaaattaactgaataaattaagtatctttcttaaacagaaacctgtcctgcttaacttcaaattgtataaattaatataaaacaatataaagaaagcagaacatccatcctgTAATAGTACATATTGCATATTACAtattgcacatttttagtgcaataataaaaagtgcaaacagaaagtctgtagaaaacttggccatgactgtagctacagttgtagtaaaacagaacaaaataacttatgaactcaacagctcaatgccattttccattggcatgttatgactattttctgactctcacagtaatacgggacaaagtgtgtCCCATTTCAGCTCCATACGGGACGAGtgatttagtttataaataaggGACGGTTGCTAAGCCTAACCGAAAGTGGTTTTTCATCCAAGATCTTACCCGGGTTCGGATGCTTTTGGCACGGTCAGCGTACGTCAGGGTGTTCCGAGACTCCTCAAAAGCGATGGAGGCGGGGCTGATGTGAGCGATCATCACGGTGCGGCTGTTCCCGCCCAGGGAGTCCTGTGGTTACAGAGCGAGGCAGAGGACGGTGAGGGGGAAGACGGGACCAAGCAGAGCGCTCCGTATGAGCAGATGAAGCACCGTACCTTCAGCAGGCGGGTGAGCTTGCTGTCCCGATAGTTGACGTACTTGCTGCCATTCTTGTCGCTCAGGGCGTTGATGCAGTTGCCCAGAGCCAGCAGGGAGCGGTTGATGTGGGCTCCTTCCTTTAAACGCTGACCTCTGTTCTGagtctgaaacacacacacttacattaaaggggacctattatggcatctaatccctattttaaacaggccttgaatgtcttaaaaacaagcttttgattgtttttgctaaataaattagaaattcagcctctgatccatgtctttatcttcccattctctaacctcattatctatgcaggattctgagtgggcggggctatgataatgaggctctgtgctgattggctgcctgaatgacgcgatacaccgctacggaaaaatggaggaaattccggccggcggagttaaggctgatttatggttctgcgttacaccaacgcaaagcctgcggcgtagggtacgtggcgacgcacactgtagcctacgccgtacggcgtaggctctgcgttggtgtaacgtggaaccataaatcagcctttatgcgatcgagcgtcagcgacaaaatccattccattgctttattttctattggactgtcctaactggacgcagcACGACGCAGCGCTgagccgttttgagctgaacatttgttggacgccctgcttctattttcttcctgtcgctcgcgttgaaagccggttgaaagcgctgtaggaaacagtcatggatgaggaacggctgatccagttagttgaaatgagaagttatctctatgattcctcctcatttcactacaacaacctcaataaagttcagctgctggagggagatggacagagagacgatgtcacgcagtgctacgatagtcggacgctcatgcagttacacggttttatagttgtgggcgtggtttgcattttggttccgtaacgacgggagcagaatcttattggctcgtagatccacatcacactggacggctcatccgggcggctgtacagacactgcagaatctggttgtttcctccttctctgagttggcaggctgaggggagacccctttatatatgttaaagcaagagaaaacctgtttttaataggtcccctttaacaaaaCCCTGAACTCAAAGAGAGTTTTATTTTCCTTCAGACCTTTGAACATAGAAACTGAGATGCTAACATGAAGTGGAGCTGTGCACAGACGGGAGTCATACGCAACTACAGCCAAGTTTCACCAATTTTATTTACCTTTACTCCTCAGTATTTTAACTCTGAGAAGAGTTTGTCCAagtgacacacagacacactgatATATATATCACCAAATACATCAAACTCATTTCAAACTTGCCTCT is a window from the Cololabis saira isolate AMF1-May2022 chromosome 19, fColSai1.1, whole genome shotgun sequence genome containing:
- the kif19 gene encoding kinesin-like protein KIF19 isoform X2; translated protein: MKDAGESKDQQLTVALRIRPLSDAEKDEGAAIVAHRVDEQMVVLMDPMEDPDDVLRANRSREKTYMFDVAFDFSASQDEVYRATTKGLIEGLISGYNATVFAYGPTGCGKTYTMLGTDKEPGIYVRTLNDLFRAIEETSDNMLYSVSMSYLEIYNEMIRDLLNPSSGFLDLREDSKGVIQVAGITEVSTINAQEIMELLMKGNKQRTQEPTAANQTSSRSHAVLQVGVKQQSRCREVLQEVRFARLFMIDLAGSERAAQTQNRGQRLKEGAHINRSLLALGNCINALSDKNGSKYVNYRDSKLTRLLKDSLGGNSRTVMIAHISPASIAFEESRNTLTYADRAKSIRTRVKKNLINVSYHIAQYTNIISDLRCEIDRLKKKISDQASRQINPDRADIRNVQAEVQAHSSQPGRAGMDQLKEQLLDAFRQQMEIRRSLMELENSNMEIQIDTSKHLLTITDWERERSRRRRKWRAERRKESTSKDESEKDSDCPESPPDSTESQGVALARENLVTLMAEQKRIHKQKGLLERSFEGLRDRARRLEELLPQRVSSEEQREILGLLCKVHELEIENAEMQSHALLKDNVIRQKNFVVQRFERHRHLCDEIIQQQRQFIDDHSLLVPAHLQELYNMYLRELDERKLDRAMALDKVTSRYTVKEGSLPKIALPGQGSDNTQDVDSDQESARYMCSDSRRGQVKMRRHTLPPILPEPELVFKSSPQARQIKQSAVMTPPPIHINGKGNRELQPLAPESFLSYSHLSHSVSSHLDSSPESSEAGADVPLSRRERQQILKGVQNIVVKAARRRSKALEVDVLRLPAASSPLDPKKQKSSLSLSEPSPAGPPSRRGRQPSPELRHATSDDNLSSSTGEGPGPQATWTRPRNRPVAAKNQTPRAMDFEARRKKRRSRSFEVTGQALPQTKTTAAQRFRPLDSTSDPHLHINGQPQAPSLRPQYRGIPPLSRVRPPHNTAHTGSESSTANLNNLKRGAQLRQPLLYVTTTGSGAQRTRRH
- the kif19 gene encoding kinesin-like protein KIF19 isoform X1, whose amino-acid sequence is MKDAGESKDQQLTVALRIRPLSDAEKDEGAAIVAHRVDEQMVVLMDPMEDPDDVLRANRSREKTYMFDVAFDFSASQDEVYRATTKGLIEGLISGYNATVFAYGPTGCGKTYTMLGTDKEPGIYVRTLNDLFRAIEETSDNMLYSVSMSYLEIYNEMIRDLLNPSSGFLDLREDSKGVIQVAGITEVSTINAQEIMELLMKGNKQRTQEPTAANQTSSRSHAVLQVGVKQQSRCREVLQEVRFARLFMIDLAGSERAAQTQNRGQRLKEGAHINRSLLALGNCINALSDKNGSKYVNYRDSKLTRLLKDSLGGNSRTVMIAHISPASIAFEESRNTLTYADRAKSIRTRVKKNLINVSYHIAQYTNIISDLRCEIDRLKKKISDQASRQINPDRADIRNVQAEVQAHSSQPGRAGMDQLKEQLLDAFRQQMEIRRSLMELENSNMEIQIDTSKHLLTITDWERERSRRRRKWRAERRKESTSKDESEKDSDCPESPPDSTESQGVALARENLVTLMAEQKRIHKQKGLLERSFEGLRDRARRLEELLPQRVSSEEQREILGLLCKVHELEIENAEMQSHALLKDNVIRQKNFVVQRFERHRHLCDEIIQQQRQFIDDHSLLVPAHLQELYNMYLRELDERKLDRAMALDKVTSRYTVKEGSLPKIALPGQGSDNTQDVDSDQESARYMCSDSRRGQVKMRRHTLPPILPEPELRVFKSSPQARQIKQSAVMTPPPIHINGKGNRELQPLAPESFLSYSHLSHSVSSHLDSSPESSEAGADVPLSRRERQQILKGVQNIVVKAARRRSKALEVDVLRLPAASSPLDPKKQKSSLSLSEPSPAGPPSRRGRQPSPELRHATSDDNLSSSTGEGPGPQATWTRPRNRPVAAKNQTPRAMDFEARRKKRRSRSFEVTGQALPQTKTTAAQRFRPLDSTSDPHLHINGQPQAPSLRPQYRGIPPLSRVRPPHNTAHTGSESSTANLNNLKRGAQLRQPLLYVTTTGSGAQRTRRH